The sequence GCAGTTCTTCACGGATACGACTCACTAATGGGTAAGCCAGGTTTACGGCAGCACTATGAGTTGTGAAGAGCAAAGCGTCGTATACCTCCTTGATGCCGCAGATGGCTCGCCATTGCTCCTGAGTCAACTCATGGCCGAAGGCCGACAAGCTCTCGCTTTCGTAGCATTGCAGCACCAGAGCGTCGGCTACGCTATTGGCCAGCTTAAAGCCGCCTGTCATCTTTGGTTCGTCGCCCTTCTCTAATGTAAACTGCGTGTCATCGTACCAGAAGTGCGTTGTGTCGTTCTGCGCTGCTGGTGAGTGCGCCATATCAATGATTTCCTCTACCAGCGTTAGGGTGGGCTGTACAGACTGCATCCAAGCCTGTGGACCGTTGTGCATGGCGTTTATCTCGGCGAGAACCTGCTGGCGGTAGGTATCGTTCATCTTTGTGAACTGTGGCGTAAACAAGGGATCCATCTTGTCCTCCTCGTACTTGTGCTTAATCTCCACGTTGGCGAAGGGCAGGAATCCGGCTGAGAAATACTTAGCTGTGGCAAATGTACGCTGGCGAGAGTTGGCGTAGAACAGCACATCGTCGCCATCGGGACGGTAGTTGTCGGGCAGCAGTCCTTCGCCTACCAACCATTTGCGGAAAAACTGTCCCATCTCTGTTTCAAGTACGCCGCCACGCAATGATAACTGACTGCCTGGCGATGTCCACTTAAACCATTCATAAGGCGTTACTCGCATATAGGTGGCACCGCCCGATGCCAGTGGTGAGCGGATGTTGTGGCGACTCATCACTACGACCTCCTTCAGCTGATACTTAGCTTTGAAGTCGGCCGATCGCTTTGTCTGTGCCTGTGTACTGATTGTTGCTGTCATGGCAGCAAGCATTAATAAAAGTAGTTTTTTCATTCTGTCCATATGTTATTTTTTTTACGCGTTGTTATTTGTTTGTTTATAGGTGGTTGGCGTCATGCCGTACTTGGTGCGGAAGTTGCGGGTAAAGGTGTCGGCATTGGTAAATCCGCTGGCCTGACTTACCTGCTCAACGTTCAGGTCGGGCTGGCTGTTCATCAGACTTACAGCATAATCGAGGCGCAGTTCGCGAACGTAGGCTGGCAGCGAAACACTATCGCTACCCTGTGCAAAGGCGGCACCAATGCGTTCCTTCGACAGGCCTGTACGATCGATGAGCGACTGTCGGTCAAAGTCGGGCTGCAAGAACAGTTTCTCGTTTTCAATCAAATCGCGCAGGCAGAGGAATAACTGCTCGTCGGTAAGTGTCGTGAAATCAGAGATGCTAAGTCCTGCTCCAATTGTACTTGGTTCAGCAGTTTCAGCTTCGACCTTTGGTGAATTTGTTGATTCGGCCGAACGGTTAGCGGCTTTCAGTTCTTTGTATTTCTCCTTATACTCTACGGCCTCGGTAATCTGTCGGGCCAGGATGCGGTTGTGTCGCTGGGTGATGCGCCACTGCAGGAAGGCATAGAGACCGAAAGCCAGGATAAGTAAAGCTGCTGTGGTGACGGCAATGCTGATG is a genomic window of Xylanibacter ruminicola 23 containing:
- a CDS encoding histidine-type phosphatase, which gives rise to MKKLLLLMLAAMTATISTQAQTKRSADFKAKYQLKEVVVMSRHNIRSPLASGGATYMRVTPYEWFKWTSPGSQLSLRGGVLETEMGQFFRKWLVGEGLLPDNYRPDGDDVLFYANSRQRTFATAKYFSAGFLPFANVEIKHKYEEDKMDPLFTPQFTKMNDTYRQQVLAEINAMHNGPQAWMQSVQPTLTLVEEIIDMAHSPAAQNDTTHFWYDDTQFTLEKGDEPKMTGGFKLANSVADALVLQCYESESLSAFGHELTQEQWRAICGIKEVYDALLFTTHSAAVNLAYPLVSRIREELHHDRRKFTFLCGHDSNLASIGAALRLVYPETEQALELHTPIGSKLVFEKWSNGTDEYVAINLVYQSVSQLQNRTLLSVEEPPMILPVTIEGLTANSDGLYRLSDLDARMAETMTEYDAIKDTEASAIPAPATTIPSGSARSYTLSGTLAPNSYRGIVIEQGHKTARTKY